A single Scleropages formosus chromosome 4, fSclFor1.1, whole genome shotgun sequence DNA region contains:
- the dyrk1aa gene encoding dual specificity tyrosine-phosphorylation-regulated kinase 1A — protein sequence MHTGGETSACKPSSVRLAPSFSFHASGIQMAAHVPHSQQPQQQHSERHQQSTDPSVTVLPYSEQAQQPVTSQVTADVVMLQRRVPQCFRDSASAPLRKLSIDLIKTYKHINEVYYAKKKRRHQQGQGDDSSHKKERKVYNDGYDDDNYDYIVKNGEKWMDRYEIDSLIGKGSFGQVVKAYDRVEQEWVAIKIIKNKKAFLNQAQIEVRLLELMNKHDTEMKYYIVHLKRHFMFRNHLCLVFEMLSYNLYDLLRNTNFRGVSLNLTRKFAQQMCTALLFLATPELSIIHCDLKPENILLCNPKRSAIKIVDFGSSCQLGQRIYQYIQSRFYRSPEVLLGMPYDLAIDMWSLGCILVEMHTGEPLFSGANEVDQMNKIVEVLGIPPNHILDQAPKARKFFEKMSDSTWSAKKTKDGKRYKPPGSRKLHSILGVEAGGPGGRRAGESGHAVADYLKFKDLILRMLDYDPKTRIQPYYALQHSFFKKTADEGTNTSSSVSTSPALEQSQSSGTTSSTSSSSGGSSGTSTSGRARSDPTHQHRHSGGHFSAAVQAMDCENLCPPARQPYPPPIGWASSEGAQQVTVETHPVQETTFHVPPQQPKALHPNSSHHHHHHHHHHHHHHGQGLPTRPRPRLYNSPTNSASTQDSMEVVHSHLSMTSLSSSASSSSTSSSSTGNHGNQAYQNRPVAANVLDFGQNGSMNMGLGAFSNPRQETGMAGHPTYPIATNTVPGHYITEGHLGMRQGIDREDSPMAGVCVQQSSVASS from the exons ATGCATACAG GAGGAGAGACTTCAGCATGCAAACCCTCATCTGTCCGGCTTGCCCCGTCGTTCTCTTTCCATGCCTCGGGGATTCAGATGGCTGCACACGTGCCCCACTCGCaacagccacagcagcagcacagtgagcGCCACCAGCAGAGCACGGACCCGTCcgtcactgtgctgccctacAGCGAGCAGGCTCAGCAGCCCGTCACCAGCCAG GTGACCGCCGATGTTGTCATGTTGCAGAGGCGAGTGCCCCAGTGTTTTCGCGACTCTGCCTCAGCACCCCTGAGAAAGCTCTCCATTGACCTGATCAAAACCTATAAACACATCAACGAG GTATACTATGCAAAAAAGAAGCGGAGACACCAACAGGGCCAAGGTGATGACTCCAGTCACAAGAAGGAGAGAAAGGTCTACAATGATGGCTATGATGACGACAACTACGACTACATCGTGAAGAATGGCGAGAAATGGATGGACCGCTACGAGATCGATTCTTTAATAGGCAAAGGATCATTTGGTCAG GTTGTAAAAGCTTATGACCGTGTGGAGCAGGAGTGGGTGGCAATTAAGATCATAAAGAACAAGAAGGCGTTTCTAAATCAAGCCCAGATTGAAGTTCGACTCCTGGAGCTCATGAACAAACATGACACGGAGATGAAGTACTACATAG ttcacctgaaacgccaCTTCATGTTCCGGAACCACCTCTGCTTAGTATTCGAAATGCTGTCGTACAACCTGTACGACCTGCTGCGGAACACCAACTTCCGGGGCGTGTCGCTGAACCTGACCCGAAAGTTCGCCCAGCAGATGTGCACGGCGCTGCTGTTCCTGGCCACTCCCGAGCTCAGCATCATCCACTGTGACCTGAAGCCGGAGAACATCCTGCTGTGCAACCCCAAGAGGAGTGCCATCAAGATCGTCGACTTTGGAAGTTCGTGCCAGCTAGGGCAGAGG ATATACCAGTACATCCAGAGTCGGTTCTACCGCTCCCCCGAAGTGCTGCTGGGCATGCCTTATGACCTCGCCATCGACATGTGGTCCCTGGGCTGCATTCTGGTAGAGATGCACACAGGGGAGCCTCTCTTCAGTGGGGCCAATGAG GTTGACCAGATGAACAAAATAGTTGAAGTGCTTGGTATTCCACCAAACCACATATTGGATCAGGCTCCCAAAGCAAGGAAGTTCTTTGAGAAGATGTCTGACAGCACATGGAGTGCAAAGAAGACCAAAGATGGCAAAAGG TATAAGCCCCCTGGATCCCGCAAACTCCACAGTATCCTTGGAGTGGAGGCTGGAGGTCCCGGAGGACGTCGAGCTGGGGAATCCGGCCACGCTGTAGCGGACTACTTGAAGTTCAAGGACCTCATCCTGAGAATGCTGGACTATGACCCTAAGACCCGCATTCAGCCCTACTACGCCCTGCAGCACAGCTTCTTCAAGAAGACGGCCGACGAAGGGACGAACACGAGCAGCAGCGTGTCCACAAGCCCGGCACTGGAGCAGTCGCAGTCGTCTGGAACCACCTCCAGCACATCCTCCAGTTCGG GAGGTTCGTCTGGAACAAGCACCAGTGGCAGAGCGAGGTCGGACCCGACCCATCAGCACCGGCACAGCGGAGGACACTTCTCTGCGGCGGTTCAGGCCATGGACTGCGAGAATCTCTGCCCACCG GCGAGGCAGCCATACCCTCCACCCATAGGTTGGGCCAGCAGCGAGGGAGCTCAGCAGGTGACGGTAGAGACCCACCCGGTGCAGGAGACCACCTTTCACGTGCCTCCCCAGCAGCCCAAGGCGTTGCACCCCAACAGCtctcatcaccaccaccaccaccaccatcaccaccatcaccaccacggACAGGGCCTGCCcacccgcccccgcccccggcTCTACAACTCCCCCACCAACAGCGCCTCCACGCAGGATTCCATGGAGGTGGTGCACAGCCACCTGTCCATGACCTCCCTGTCttcctctgcctcctcttcctccacatCTTCCTCCTCCACGGGGAACCACGGCAACCAGGCCTACCAGAACCGCCCGGTGGCTGCCAATGTCTTGGACTTTGGCCAGAATGGCAGCATGAACATGGGATTGGGTGCCTTCTCGAATCCCCGCCAGGAGACTGGCATGGCAGGACATCCGACGTACCCCATTGCCACGAACACGGTGCCCGGTCACTATATAACGGAGGGTCACCTGGGCATGAGACAAGGCATTGACAGGGAGGACTCTCCGATGGCAGGAGTCTGTGTTCAGCAGAGTTCTGTGGCTAGTTCGTGA